gttaatATGTTGTGAAACAAGAGTTACACTTAAACATAACTATTACACAGGACTTCAGTAAGTTCTCACTAAGGGAATTTGGTTGTTCTGAGGCCCTTTCTAATTTGTGATGCTTCTTAGGAAAATtagcaagggaaaaatattgATACTGATcatattgtttctttattttcttctgatccacctgctggtttCTGTCTTAGAATATTATTGTGTGTTCCTATACTGTATTGAAAAGAAGACGGTGGTGGTCAAATGGGTCTGGGTAGGAGCGCTTACATTCCAAATGTAATATTTATCTTGATCGCTTTATTTGTGTGTCTTTTTCGGTGGGGGAAAAAGTGTCTCATAGAGGTGCAAATAAAGGTTTTGAgttgatgttaaaaaaaaaaaaaaaaaaaaaaaaagaaggctggATTTTATCTCTGAATATGTTGAATGCCAAACCAGTTGATAAACTGTGTATCTATTCCCCTTCCCAGAAGCGGAGATAATGATAATTGCCTTTTTTGTGATCTATTGTGTGTTGAAGCTCATTAACTGATTGTGAAGTTCTCTTTGTAAACCCTTGTAGCTATTCAACTACTAAAAAGGAGTCTTGcaaaacatactgaaaatgtttagtGTAAAGTGAGAACTTATAAAATGTGATggtgaaataaaacaatgcttTAAAACAATAGAGAAATGTTTTAGAAGATAATGGGTATCGTAAGAATATTTTGGATACCCGTAGATATCCGATATAGATACCCAATGAGTGTTACTCAGTAAAAAGCTGAACGGGCTTTGGCTTAAATTTTTCCTATGTtcaaattatgaaattaaatttacgtgaaaaacattttattttaataatgaccCCAATTTGACTGACCTTTGAGAATACACTTATCTGATATTCATTATGTGGTTTTTAATTTAGATGTTGAATGTGTCATGTTTAGGCTGTATATGATTAAATGGAATTAATTTCTACTaatgcttcttttatttcttcttccagaactTCAGTGATTCTGGACCACTGTTACTGCAATGATATTACAGAAGACAGGTGTTGCATTGTATTTGTTGGATGAAacccaaatattttctttcagtcacGTGGGTAAAACCCCCTAACTGCAGTTTACATGTGTAGGTCACTGCGTTACTGTGTTAGTCATTGTCTCTATGCAGCAATGACAAGGCTAGAAGAAGCAAACAGAGAAGTGAACATGCATTCATCAGTCAGATATCTGGGCTATCTTGCCAGAATCAATTTACTGGTTGCCATTTGCATGGGCCTTTATGTCAGATGGGAAAAAACTGCAGATGCACTGATTTTGGTAATATTTATTCTGGGACTCTTTGTTCTTGGAATTGCCAGCATACTCTACTACTACTTTTCAATGGAAACAGCAAGTTTGAGTCTCTCCAatctttggtttggttttttgcttggccttctctgttttcttaataATTCTGCCTTCAAGAATGATGTGAAAGAAGAAGCGACTAAATATCTGCTCCTTTCTGCCATTGTTTTAAGGGTATTGTGTGCTTTGGTTGAGAGGATTTGTGGTTGTATCCATCATCGACCGACTCTGCTGACAACAGTTGAGTTCTTGGAGCTAGTTGGGTTTGCAATTGCCAGCACAACTATGCTGGTGGAAGAATCTATGAGTATCATTCTCTTGGTTATGGCTTTGGCCGTGTTAATTATTGACTTACGTATGAAGTCTTTTTTGGCAATTCCAAATTTGGCAATTTTTGGAGCCATTGcatccttacttttttttccatcactgcaCATTCCCACAAACCCATTTGCCTTGGCCTGTTTCTTCAGCTGCCTGATTTCAGATCCCCTTCTCGACGTTTACTTCAGTGGACTTTCTGTTACTGAACGATGGAAGCCTTACCTGTACCGTGGTAAGATTTGCAGAAGGCTTTCTGTCATCTCAGTTGGAGTCATTGAACTGATCTTTTTCATCCTTGCCGCCTTTAAGCTACGTGATTTGGATCTCTGGTATTTTGTGATACCtggtttttctatttttggaaTTTTTTGGATGATCTgtcatgtgattttttttataactcTTTGGGGATTTCACACAAAACTAAATGACTGTCACAAGATATACTATACCCACCGTGCAGAAAACAACAGCCTTGACAGAGTTATGGCATCCAAAGGAATGCGTCActtctgtttaatttcagaACAGCTAGTATTTTTCAGCCTTGTCGCAACTGCTGTTTTGGGGGCAGTCTCTTGGCAGGTAATAATCTCTTTATCTTGATCTCCCTCTTGAGAACGTTCCTAAGAATTGTTGGCTCCTAAAAATTATTGTGCCGTTTGGTGGTGTGTTGTGGCTAAGCAATTCAGAGTTGGAGCCTTTTTATTGTTGACTTCcatgttatgttttttttctactgagaaTTATGGGATTTCACCAAGCAAAATGCAAATCTTTAACTTTGGTTTTCCAGGTGACTTcttcattaaaagcaaatttcttaGCATCTCTCAAGTAATCTTACTAGTTTCTCTGTCTTTAACCTACTCCTTTAAAGTCCTTGATATGCATTAGTTAATAATTACAGAAGTGATCTGGGTGGAGTCCCTCCACCTATTTATACCCAACAAGTCAGAACAAGCCAGGAATGTCACAGGAGACAGGCTGGCCAGGTAGTCACAGgagaaaggcattttattttggtggCTTCCAGAACCTGTCCACATGCAGCTGGACACCAGATGCCACCAGGGTGTCCTGACAGAGCCCCCATGGGCAGGGCTCCCTCTCCCAACTGGTCTGCTTAAAACATGCGGGCACTGCCTTCAGGGCCTGCTTCCTGAGCGCAGGTACACAAGCAGGGAGGTTTGGATTCAAGCTCATCAAGTTACGTTTTCCTCTTTGTGCTGATAGTTCTTCAtcgtttttttttctgtctctgttgtGTGCCCAGAAATAACTGCGGCTCTTACATGTTTGATAATTTCCAAGCCTCTCCAATTTTGGAGAAGTCCTGTTATACTTTGGAAGGACTTGTGCAGGACAGTTCACAAAGAGCAAGCTGGCAGCTCAGCTAAAAACTTAGAGTTTGTTGTTGGCTAACTTCAGTTTCTGGCATCCTCTGTGTACATAAGATAAGCTGTTGCTCACCGCCTCTGTCCAATAGGTTGTTTGTTACTTGTTTGGTGGGAAGGGGAGTAATGGTGGTGGCAAAAATGAGAGGCATCAGACCACATTCTTTTACTTGTCaggaaatacagtttttataataataataattttagtagaaaattatattggcatttattttactgcatttgTGTTTCTTCCATTATGTATTTACATCAATGAGTTACTTTAAGACTGCAAATGCACTTGTCTCCAACcaaaatcatttctgtttcagaggtGTGATGTTTGCCACACAGATCACTGAGCCTATTTCATCTGTTGTCAGAAAACGAAATACTTTACCAGACCTGGTCAGAGCATGACTTAATAAATGGATACATCATTTATTATAGTGACTGCAAGGAGCTGTggccttttctttgtttttctggatagtgtcatttttcaaaataattagaaataagaaattaatgaTGTATGAGCATACGATTTACCCTCTtgcaggactttttttttcttttttttttctggaactttaaggaaactagattttttttcttctttctaggGGGAATTGCAGGCCTCAAGACTCTATTTTCGAGTCCTTTGCAGGATTTTTGAGTGTTGTTTCCAAAGGTCTAGCAAACTCAATGGTAATGCAGCAAACTTCTGCAGTGAATATGTACTTTCCTTATGATGCTTTACACATATCATAACAGAGACAAATCAAATTGCTAAAAATACtcactgcttttcctctttaaatatgtataaatatattcctAATTCCTAATTATTAGGTTGGaatttgaattttgtttgttttgtttttaaga
The nucleotide sequence above comes from Oxyura jamaicensis isolate SHBP4307 breed ruddy duck chromosome 1, BPBGC_Ojam_1.0, whole genome shotgun sequence. Encoded proteins:
- the TMEM168 gene encoding transmembrane protein 168: MCRSLRYCVSHCLYAAMTRLEEANREVNMHSSVRYLGYLARINLLVAICMGLYVRWEKTADALILVIFILGLFVLGIASILYYYFSMETASLSLSNLWFGFLLGLLCFLNNSAFKNDVKEEATKYLLLSAIVLRVLCALVERICGCIHHRPTLLTTVEFLELVGFAIASTTMLVEESMSIILLVMALAVLIIDLRMKSFLAIPNLAIFGAIASLLFFPSLHIPTNPFALACFFSCLISDPLLDVYFSGLSVTERWKPYLYRGKICRRLSVISVGVIELIFFILAAFKLRDLDLWYFVIPGFSIFGIFWMICHVIFFITLWGFHTKLNDCHKIYYTHRAENNSLDRVMASKGMRHFCLISEQLVFFSLVATAVLGAVSWQPTNGIFMSAFLIVLPLESMAHGLFHELGNCLGGTCVGYAVVIPTNFCSPDGQPTLLPPDHVQELNLRSTGMLNAIQRFFAYHMIETYGCDYSTSGLSFDTLHSKIKSFLELRTADGPRHDTYILYYSGHSHGSGEWALAGGDALRLDTLLDWWREKNGTFCSRLIIVLDCENSQPWVKEVRKVNDQYIAVQGAEMAKVVDVEEADPPQLGDFTRQWVEYNCNPDSNISWSEKGRTVKAVYGVSKHWSDYTLHLPTGSDIAKHWMIYFPRITYPLVHLANWFCGLNMFWVCKACFRCLKRLKMSWFLPTVLDTGQGFKLVKS